GGGAACTTCGTAACTGCCGATTGAAAGAGCCAGTCCTACTCCCAGAATTGTACCTGCGGCAGCTCCCAGCAATCCTAATATTCCGCTTTCGATAAGGAATATCATACGAATTTGCTGGATGCTGGTTCCCATTGCTTTAAGGATTCCAATTTCCTTTGTTTTTTCCATAACTGTCATATTAAGGCTGCTGACAACTCCAAAAGATGCGATAAGGAGGATGAATCCCAGGATTATCCTGTTAGACGTGCCTTCTATTGCAATTGTCTGGAGTATTTCGGGATTGGTTTCAGTCCATCCGGCTGCATTATAACCAAGGGCATCGACTTTCTCGGCCACTTCTGCGTCCATGTTAAAATCATCAAGACGAACACTTATTTTGTTTATAACATCCGTTGTTCCGTAGAATTCCTGTGTCATCTTCAGATCTGTATATACAAGAACACTATCAATTGGTGTTCTGGTATCATATATGCCGACAACTTTCAATGACGATATTCCGGCTTCGGGGAAGAATGCATCTACGGTATCTCCAGATTTCACTTCCAGCTCTTCCGCGAGGTCATCCCCAATAACAACACCATTGGCAGTTGATGCAAGGCGATTGAAATCTCCCTCGATCAGGTCTCCTGAAGGATGAAAAACGGCTTCTTCATCTCTTTGGATCACTCCTTTCATCATTGCACTCTCAATATTATTTTCTGACTGGAGTATTACTTCCCTTTCAAGGGATACAGAGGTTGCCGTTACACCATCTATGGCAGCAATGTCTCCAACTGTATTACGGTAGAGGTGAATGTATTCCTCACCATCTTGCGGAGTCACCGTGACATGTGGGAGATCGTTAACAGTAGACTCGTACAACAAATCAGTGAAACCCGCCATGAATGCATTTGAAACCACAAGAATCATTACCGCTATAGCTATGGCTCCTACTGACAATAACGTCTGTCTCTTTCTTTTTCGGATATGCCTTAGCGCAATAAACAGTTCCAGGCTTCCTTTCATGAAAGGCCTCATTTCCGATTCAATATCAGGAATAGGATAAAAAACGTAGCAATTGCACCGAGGACAACGAATCCGGGAGCTTCTTCTGTTTGCCCGGAGGTATCATTAGTGTCATCGAGTATCGTATCTGTCTCAGTTACATCTATAACTGTATCTTTTCTTTCAATGACTTCTCCGGTGTCTGAGATAACTTCAATGGCCAATGTGTATTCGCCCTCAGGCAAGGTTTGCTCCCATATTGCTTCAATGGTTTCGTCATCGCCTGTGAGCAGTAGGGGCACATCGACGGTTATTTGCTCAGTTGCCTGATTGTCTGCATATAGTGTGAACCGGATTTCTCCTTCAAAAGGAACTTGTGATATTCCATTAACGGTTACGCTTGCCCCGATCTCATCCTTATACGTGTCTGTTATTTCCACGTTGGCTTTAGCGGTAAATGCCTTGTCATCAACAATAACAACTTCGTATGGATCAAAAAGGTAGATCTTTGCACGTCCCCTGTATTCCTCACCACTTTTAAGAATTGTTTCCCATTGTTTGTGGTGGGTTGAGGTTTGTGTGTGAATTGAAACTTTTTCGTCTACTGAAACATCCACAACTCTGGAATCCTTCACAAGCATATACTCGATATTTGCAATGGTAGGTTTTTTTGGCGTAACTGCAAGACTGATTCCTTCTGAGTTTGGTATAAGGCTATCGATTGTAATAATTGGTAGCACCTGGTTACCGTAGACAAAACTATGTGTCTGCCCGCACAGGACTTCATTGTCGCTGGAAACTCTTACTTCCACATCATAAGGACCATCTTCGGTAGTTGCAGGTTCCCAGTACAAAACAACAGTTTCCTTTGATACGGACAGGTTTTTAAGAATAAGAGTTTGTGAGTCGATGACAGAATCCTCAAACACTAAATCAAGGTGGACTTCGAACTCACTGATCTCTTCAGGATATTCAATGGTAACGTCACAGCTTGTCAGATCGCTGTAAATACCTGTAATGGCTACTTCATCGCAGTCAGCAGCATTTGCAGGCATTGTTGCCAGAAGGAAGACAACTGCTATCAACAGCGCTTTTTGAAATAAGTGGTGACCAATCATCTACTAAAGATTTCTCTGATTCTATTTAATAAGTCCTTTCAGAA
The DNA window shown above is from Methanohalophilus levihalophilus and carries:
- a CDS encoding ABC transporter permease, coding for MKGSLELFIALRHIRKRKRQTLLSVGAIAIAVMILVVSNAFMAGFTDLLYESTVNDLPHVTVTPQDGEEYIHLYRNTVGDIAAIDGVTATSVSLEREVILQSENNIESAMMKGVIQRDEEAVFHPSGDLIEGDFNRLASTANGVVIGDDLAEELEVKSGDTVDAFFPEAGISSLKVVGIYDTRTPIDSVLVYTDLKMTQEFYGTTDVINKISVRLDDFNMDAEVAEKVDALGYNAAGWTETNPEILQTIAIEGTSNRIILGFILLIASFGVVSSLNMTVMEKTKEIGILKAMGTSIQQIRMIFLIESGILGLLGAAAGTILGVGLALSIGSYEVPGELYQFDAIPVLIRYSDIALTIAIVFALNLVAGIYPAQKAAKMDPVDAISTV